A stretch of Synechococcus sp. WH 8020 DNA encodes these proteins:
- a CDS encoding DUF3038 domain-containing protein, with protein sequence MTEATVTPPQDASLPTVVLGRRGMERLDLLLLTVESLDFNGGEAMLWATQQLGFETLFPNRVELWKRRCHNPLRRSTRRGRLGSAETEALIRLLCAMADRLYPMLHQLLSSREPADLSKQRWALVDQRLSELIAERFNLRRGAVQRLLSTDHSASIQRQLVLTLALAAGPGGVDRLRASLLDPTP encoded by the coding sequence ATGACTGAAGCAACGGTCACTCCTCCCCAAGACGCGTCTTTGCCAACTGTTGTGTTGGGTCGTCGTGGGATGGAGCGCCTCGATCTCCTTTTGCTCACTGTGGAGTCCTTGGATTTCAATGGTGGTGAGGCGATGCTTTGGGCTACCCAACAACTCGGCTTCGAAACTCTTTTCCCTAATCGAGTGGAGCTTTGGAAGCGTCGATGCCATAACCCGCTTCGACGCTCCACCCGTCGTGGAAGACTTGGATCGGCAGAAACAGAGGCTCTAATCAGGCTGCTCTGCGCTATGGCTGATCGGCTTTATCCGATGCTTCACCAACTTCTGTCGAGTCGTGAACCCGCTGACCTCAGTAAACAGCGCTGGGCCTTGGTTGACCAACGCTTGAGTGAGTTGATTGCTGAGCGTTTCAATCTTCGGAGGGGTGCAGTGCAACGCTTGCTCAGTACTGATCATTCTGCGTCGATACAACGGCAACTTGTTTTGACCCTGGCTCTGGCTGCAGGTCCCGGTGGGGTTGATCGCCTTCGCGCCAGTCTTCTCGACCCAACACCCTGA
- a CDS encoding acyltransferase family protein codes for MKSRYRPEIDGLRAFAVVAVIINHFNKDILPGGYLGVDIFFVISGYVITSSLFGRPSHGFKDFISGFYERRIKRLVPALSVFVLITSIIICLFNPEPQDSLQTGLASLFGWSNFSLFFQSTDYFAYSTELNVFTHTWSLGVEEQFYILFPFLIWFSGFGRQTQHGSRNLFLLVGSLSIASVIGFLYLYSTNQPAAYFLMPSRFWEMAAGCLIFLGFQKRAAIERFLENVPPFLVLALILGVMYLPMSWSAGSTIAVVALSSILLASLKKQTAAFKVFTHSKVVYIGLISYSLYLWHWGVLSVSRWTIGIHWWSVPIQVSLMFGLAVASYRWVETPFRNAKWFGNRLYTILSGGAILLASSLVILSVKNSIFSYLYLKSEDFERLQSQDKEVHVSLGKCIAHKGLSADDVNLIFESCKSSSFREFPDQATLAFVGDSHALNLFKGSNIFPSNGFRLISYFHAGCPFPYPRYGIKNSRCGDFLENAQRSLMFDLGSGDYIVVFNYHLSHLGGNQFGDVRHNLFDDKNNLTDSFEAKFQIFSTSLKEFAAIAASKGITIFLVGSPHRLIGYDPRISKQQLGINFGSVANIKVQELYAKKLNKKFKSFTGTVDNIVFVDPLEPLSNCSSSLASFSLCYMDSDHLSYSSAAKINNVIYDQIAK; via the coding sequence GTGAAAAGTCGTTATCGTCCCGAGATTGATGGCCTACGAGCTTTTGCTGTAGTTGCGGTCATTATCAATCATTTCAATAAGGATATCTTGCCAGGAGGATACCTAGGTGTAGACATTTTCTTCGTGATTTCTGGATATGTTATCACCTCATCTTTGTTTGGACGACCTAGTCATGGTTTTAAGGACTTCATAAGTGGATTTTATGAACGCAGGATTAAGAGATTGGTTCCAGCCCTTTCAGTTTTTGTACTGATCACAAGCATTATTATTTGTTTGTTCAATCCAGAGCCTCAGGACTCTCTTCAAACTGGACTAGCCTCACTATTTGGTTGGTCAAATTTTAGTCTCTTTTTTCAATCAACTGATTACTTTGCGTATTCAACCGAACTCAATGTCTTTACTCATACGTGGTCACTCGGTGTTGAAGAGCAGTTTTACATCTTGTTTCCATTTTTGATTTGGTTTTCAGGCTTTGGGCGACAAACACAACATGGTTCTCGCAATTTATTTCTGTTAGTGGGATCATTGTCGATTGCGTCAGTGATTGGGTTTCTTTATTTATATTCCACTAATCAACCAGCGGCATATTTTTTGATGCCATCAAGATTCTGGGAGATGGCAGCAGGTTGTCTGATCTTTCTTGGATTCCAAAAACGGGCAGCCATCGAACGATTTCTTGAGAACGTGCCACCGTTTCTTGTGCTGGCATTGATTTTGGGTGTGATGTATTTACCGATGTCATGGTCAGCAGGTTCAACTATCGCAGTAGTTGCACTTTCGTCAATTCTCCTTGCTTCCTTGAAGAAGCAGACAGCAGCATTCAAGGTCTTCACTCATTCCAAGGTTGTATACATAGGTTTAATCTCATATTCTCTTTATCTGTGGCACTGGGGTGTGCTTTCCGTCAGTCGTTGGACAATTGGTATCCACTGGTGGTCAGTGCCAATCCAGGTCTCGCTGATGTTTGGTTTAGCGGTTGCTTCATATCGATGGGTTGAAACACCATTTCGTAATGCCAAATGGTTTGGTAATCGTTTGTACACGATACTGTCTGGTGGAGCAATTCTTTTGGCTTCATCACTGGTAATCTTGTCTGTGAAAAACTCAATATTCTCTTATTTGTATTTGAAGTCTGAGGATTTTGAACGTTTGCAATCTCAAGATAAAGAAGTTCATGTTTCCCTTGGTAAATGTATTGCTCATAAGGGGTTAAGTGCTGATGATGTGAATTTGATCTTTGAAAGTTGCAAGAGTTCAAGCTTTCGTGAATTTCCTGATCAAGCAACATTAGCTTTTGTGGGCGACAGTCATGCGTTGAATTTATTTAAGGGCAGTAATATATTTCCTTCTAATGGCTTTCGTCTGATTAGCTATTTTCATGCAGGATGCCCATTTCCTTATCCAAGGTATGGTATAAAAAATTCACGTTGTGGTGATTTTCTTGAAAATGCACAGCGCTCTCTTATGTTTGATTTGGGTTCTGGTGATTATATTGTTGTTTTCAATTATCATTTAAGTCATCTAGGTGGGAATCAGTTTGGGGATGTAAGGCATAATTTGTTTGACGACAAAAATAACCTTACGGATTCATTTGAGGCTAAGTTTCAAATTTTCTCCACTTCGCTCAAGGAATTTGCTGCTATTGCCGCGTCCAAGGGAATTACTATTTTTCTTGTGGGAAGCCCTCACAGGCTGATTGGGTATGATCCGAGGATCTCAAAGCAGCAGCTTGGAATTAATTTTGGATCTGTGGCAAATATAAAAGTTCAAGAACTATATGCAAAAAAGTTGAATAAAAAATTCAAATCATTCACTGGTACTGTCGATAATATTGTTTTTGTTGATCCATTGGAGCCTTTGAGCAATTGCTCTTCTTCGCTTGCTAGCTTCTCTCTGTGCTACATGGACTCCGACCATTTGTCTTATTCGAGTGCTGCTAAGATTAATAATGTTATTTACGATCAAATTGCTAAATAG